From the genome of Geothrix sp. 21YS21S-4, one region includes:
- a CDS encoding ABC transporter ATP-binding protein, whose translation MADLSESKAFWWWPLLARHRRTLYTGLVATVWCSVAASVVPYWSGKAVHALERHDWHGSRVFLAWMLAFTAAAGVGRYLMRNILIGLSRDVEREQRESLYLHLLSRPFAFYEQQRVGDLMSRLGDDVGTVRMATGPGLMSFLQVLSILPVTVGLMLHTNWRLTLAVMLPFSLLALGFYFIGKRSHAVQQKLQLAFSALSTFSHETISGERVVQAFGLEEARVAQFGALSRRHASLSMKQSVIFSAYAPLSAFIGGMSALVLVAYGGRLVVRGALNLGDLTAFTGFLAALAWPVMSLGWSVNLFQRAKAGQERLNQLLHSPEAPLPPVEAWALPATPTALSLEEVTHRFETGRGVGPLTLDLAPGDSLAVVGGIGSGKTLLLQILAGLREPQAGRMLVDSEPLTDANLRRHWAGLGWVPQEAFLFSDTLRMNLAMGRPDASEEEIWEIARVVALDDLIRRLPQGLDTVVGERGVALSGGERQRTALARALLRRPRLLLLDDALSAVDAETESRILENLRSFLGTSTLVLATHRVFVAETCGRVLVLEEGRAVQLGTPGHLAAEAGPFARLRGLQSLEREFLAPVEPAS comes from the coding sequence GTGGCGGATCTTTCGGAGTCCAAGGCGTTCTGGTGGTGGCCCCTGCTGGCCCGGCACCGGCGCACGCTGTACACGGGCCTGGTGGCGACGGTGTGGTGCAGCGTGGCCGCTTCGGTGGTGCCCTACTGGTCGGGCAAGGCGGTGCATGCGCTGGAGCGCCACGACTGGCACGGTTCGCGGGTCTTCCTGGCGTGGATGCTGGCCTTCACCGCGGCGGCGGGCGTCGGGCGCTACCTCATGCGCAACATCCTCATCGGCCTCAGCCGCGACGTGGAGCGGGAGCAGCGCGAGTCCCTGTATCTCCACCTGCTGTCCCGGCCCTTCGCCTTCTACGAACAGCAGCGGGTGGGGGATCTCATGTCGCGCCTGGGCGACGACGTGGGCACGGTCCGGATGGCCACGGGGCCGGGCCTGATGAGCTTTCTGCAGGTGCTGTCGATCCTCCCCGTGACGGTGGGACTGATGCTCCACACCAACTGGCGGTTGACCCTGGCCGTCATGCTGCCCTTCTCCCTTCTCGCTTTGGGGTTCTACTTCATCGGGAAGCGGAGTCACGCGGTGCAGCAGAAGCTGCAACTCGCGTTCTCGGCGCTGTCCACCTTCAGCCACGAGACCATCAGCGGCGAGCGCGTGGTCCAGGCCTTCGGGCTGGAGGAGGCCCGCGTGGCGCAGTTCGGCGCGCTCAGCCGCCGCCACGCCTCCCTCAGCATGAAGCAGTCGGTGATCTTCAGCGCCTACGCGCCGCTGTCCGCCTTCATCGGCGGCATGTCCGCGCTGGTGCTCGTCGCCTACGGCGGCCGCCTCGTGGTGCGCGGCGCGCTGAACCTGGGCGATCTCACGGCGTTCACGGGGTTCCTCGCGGCCCTCGCCTGGCCGGTGATGAGCCTGGGGTGGTCCGTGAACCTCTTCCAGCGGGCCAAGGCCGGCCAGGAACGCCTGAACCAGCTGCTCCACAGCCCCGAAGCCCCGCTTCCTCCCGTGGAGGCATGGGCGCTGCCGGCCACGCCCACGGCGCTCTCTCTGGAAGAGGTGACCCATCGGTTCGAGACGGGCCGCGGCGTGGGACCGCTGACCCTGGATTTGGCGCCCGGCGACAGCCTGGCGGTGGTGGGCGGGATCGGGTCGGGCAAGACCCTGCTGCTCCAGATCCTGGCGGGCCTCCGCGAACCCCAGGCCGGGCGGATGCTCGTGGACAGCGAGCCGCTGACGGACGCCAACCTGCGCCGGCACTGGGCGGGCCTCGGCTGGGTTCCCCAGGAGGCCTTCCTCTTCTCGGACACGCTCCGGATGAACCTCGCCATGGGCCGTCCCGATGCCTCCGAGGAGGAGATCTGGGAGATCGCGCGGGTGGTGGCCCTCGACGACCTGATCCGCCGCCTGCCCCAGGGGCTGGATACCGTGGTGGGCGAACGGGGCGTGGCCCTGAGCGGTGGGGAGCGGCAGCGCACGGCCCTGGCGCGCGCCCTCCTCCGCCGGCCGCGGCTGCTGCTGCTGGACGACGCGCTGTCGGCGGTGGATGCCGAGACCGAGAGCCGCATCCTCGAGAACCTGCGGTCCTTCCTGGGAACCTCCACCCTTGTGCTCGCCACGCACCGCGTGTTCGTCGCCGAAACCTGCGGGCGGGTGCTCGTTCTGGAGGAGGGGCGGGCGGTGCAGCTGGGGACTCCCGGGCACTTGGCTGCCGAAGCCGGGCCTTTCGCCCGCCTGCGGGGCCTTCAGAGCCTGGAGCGGGAGTTTCTGGCGCCGGTGGAGCCCGCCTCCTGA
- a CDS encoding response regulator yields MAVVNILLVEDDDVDVMAVKRAFRNLKIANPLYEAKDGLEALEMLRGTGGQSPLPRPIVVLLDLNMPRMGGLEFLDELRKDPELHRCIVFVMTTSAAEEDRVRAYDRNVAGYVLKHSPGRSFMDAVSMLEHYWRVVELPDVP; encoded by the coding sequence ATGGCTGTCGTCAACATTTTGCTGGTCGAGGATGACGATGTCGACGTGATGGCCGTCAAACGGGCCTTCCGGAACCTCAAGATCGCCAATCCCCTTTACGAGGCGAAAGACGGACTGGAAGCCCTGGAGATGCTGCGCGGAACCGGCGGCCAGTCGCCGCTGCCCCGGCCCATCGTGGTCCTGCTCGACCTCAACATGCCGCGGATGGGCGGGCTCGAATTCCTCGACGAGCTGAGGAAGGATCCCGAGCTCCACCGCTGCATCGTCTTCGTGATGACGACCTCCGCCGCCGAGGAGGACCGCGTTCGGGCCTACGACCGGAACGTGGCGGGGTACGTCCTCAAGCACAGTCCGGGCCGCAGCTTCATGGATGCCGTGTCCATGCTCGAGCACTACTGGCGCGTGGTGGAGCTGCCGGACGTTCCATGA
- a CDS encoding diguanylate cyclase — protein sequence MTSSIPTNCHILIIDDDSVDRRAAHRALSQAGWTGGIAEAATGREALALLASRSFDCILLDYHLPGEDGLNLLKNLQGRTEGKAPVVMLTGEGNEMVAVEAMKRGALDYLPKSMMGPDLLFHTVTTAIERFRLQWELAQAEARLEHLALHDGLTGLGNRSLFMRDLASMVAGGRRHSQGFCVMVMDLDRFKNANDVYGHEAGDEVLAELGRRFASLGRANDFFYRLGGDEFTALIDAADVSAAARVGHLIAQAASGPVRYQEHEICVGISIGAALFPGHGAASETLLRAADAAMYRAKRGSTGLAFAEAEP from the coding sequence ATGACGAGTTCCATTCCGACCAATTGCCACATCCTGATCATCGATGACGACAGCGTGGACCGCCGCGCTGCGCATCGGGCCCTGTCGCAGGCGGGGTGGACCGGCGGCATCGCCGAGGCGGCCACGGGCCGCGAGGCGCTGGCCCTGCTGGCGTCCCGCAGCTTCGACTGCATCCTGCTCGACTACCACCTGCCTGGCGAGGACGGCCTGAACCTCCTGAAGAACCTGCAGGGGAGGACGGAAGGGAAAGCGCCGGTGGTGATGCTCACCGGCGAGGGCAACGAGATGGTGGCCGTGGAGGCCATGAAGCGGGGGGCGCTGGACTATCTTCCCAAGTCGATGATGGGCCCGGACCTCCTCTTCCACACCGTGACCACGGCCATCGAGCGGTTCCGCCTCCAGTGGGAACTCGCCCAGGCGGAGGCGCGGCTGGAGCACCTCGCCCTTCACGACGGCCTGACGGGGCTGGGCAACCGCAGCCTGTTCATGCGGGATCTCGCGAGCATGGTCGCGGGCGGCCGACGGCACAGCCAGGGCTTTTGCGTGATGGTGATGGATCTCGACCGCTTCAAGAACGCCAACGACGTCTACGGGCACGAGGCCGGAGACGAGGTGCTGGCGGAGCTGGGGCGCCGTTTCGCGTCCCTGGGGCGCGCCAACGACTTCTTCTACCGCCTGGGTGGGGACGAGTTCACCGCGCTGATCGACGCCGCCGACGTTTCCGCGGCGGCGCGCGTGGGCCACCTGATCGCGCAGGCCGCCTCAGGTCCCGTCCGCTATCAGGAGCACGAGATCTGCGTGGGAATCAGCATCGGAGCGGCTCTCTTTCCCGGTCACGGTGCGGCTTCGGAGACCCTGCTCCGGGCCGCGGACGCGGCTATGTATCGGGCCAAGCGGGGCAGCACGGGCCTCGCGTTCGCCGAAGCCGAGCCGTGA
- a CDS encoding CHASE3 domain-containing protein: MRRLALFTATVAGGVWRLFAVAALLLAFLVGALYWNLEAATEAASDVVHTQAVERELQGLGEDLINAETGQRGYLLTGQENYLEPYNAGIASIGDRFARAKALAKSGEVLDALQRMEPLIKERLAIMAGTLDLARKGDWADARDLVKQGQGKQVMDEFRQLRATAIEHEAHLLAERRIAFAVRLNRLLLVVGGGGLLAVVLLAISAARTVNRLKQPVVALLGGISAMSEGDLGQHVEVTSHDEIGRVAEAFNDMAARVQSAHQAREESQRDLERSNAELDNFAYVASHDLKAPLRGIRNLAEWIAEDLDNPSAEERKENLRLLQTRVDRLDGLLESLLTYSRVGRKHSAAERLDTGRLVAEIGDYLAPRAGFKVEGSPGMPIISTPRGPLEQVFMNLLSNALKHHDGQTGRIAVTARDMGERVEFRVSDDGPGIRPEFHDRVFQMFQTLRPRDEVEGSGMGLAIVKKTVESFGGTIRVESAPPERGTTFIFDWPKAVIA; the protein is encoded by the coding sequence GTGAGGCGCCTCGCCCTTTTTACCGCCACCGTCGCGGGGGGCGTTTGGCGGCTCTTCGCCGTCGCGGCGCTTCTCCTCGCCTTCCTCGTGGGAGCGCTCTACTGGAATCTGGAGGCGGCCACGGAGGCCGCCTCCGACGTGGTGCATACCCAGGCCGTCGAGCGGGAACTGCAGGGGCTGGGGGAGGACCTGATCAACGCCGAAACCGGGCAGCGGGGCTATCTCCTGACCGGCCAGGAAAATTACCTGGAGCCCTACAACGCGGGCATCGCTTCCATCGGCGACCGCTTCGCACGGGCGAAGGCGCTGGCCAAGAGCGGAGAAGTGCTGGACGCCCTCCAGAGGATGGAACCCCTGATCAAGGAGAGGCTCGCCATCATGGCGGGGACCCTGGACCTCGCCCGGAAAGGGGATTGGGCGGATGCCCGGGACCTGGTGAAGCAGGGGCAGGGCAAGCAGGTGATGGACGAATTCCGACAGTTGCGGGCGACGGCCATCGAGCATGAGGCCCACCTGCTGGCGGAACGGCGAATCGCGTTCGCGGTGCGGCTCAACCGCCTCCTTCTGGTGGTCGGCGGCGGCGGTCTGCTGGCGGTCGTCCTGCTGGCGATCTCCGCGGCCCGCACGGTGAACCGCCTCAAACAGCCGGTCGTGGCCCTGCTGGGAGGCATCTCGGCCATGTCGGAAGGCGACCTGGGACAGCACGTGGAGGTCACCTCCCACGACGAGATCGGCCGGGTGGCCGAAGCTTTCAACGACATGGCCGCCCGCGTGCAGTCCGCCCACCAGGCGAGGGAAGAGAGCCAGCGGGACCTCGAGCGCAGCAACGCGGAACTGGACAACTTCGCCTATGTGGCTTCCCACGACCTGAAGGCTCCGCTCCGCGGCATCCGCAACCTGGCGGAATGGATCGCGGAGGACCTGGACAATCCGTCCGCGGAGGAGCGGAAGGAGAACCTCCGGCTGCTGCAGACGCGGGTCGATCGTCTCGACGGCCTGCTGGAGAGCCTGCTGACGTATTCTCGCGTGGGCCGGAAGCACAGCGCCGCCGAGAGGCTGGACACCGGCCGGCTGGTTGCGGAAATCGGGGACTATCTGGCGCCGCGGGCCGGCTTCAAAGTGGAAGGCTCCCCCGGCATGCCGATCATCTCCACGCCCCGCGGGCCCCTGGAGCAGGTCTTCATGAACCTCCTCAGCAACGCGCTGAAGCACCACGACGGGCAGACCGGCCGCATCGCCGTCACGGCGCGGGACATGGGCGAGCGGGTGGAATTCCGGGTGAGCGATGACGGCCCCGGAATCCGGCCGGAATTCCATGACCGCGTCTTCCAGATGTTCCAGACCCTCCGTCCCCGCGACGAGGTCGAGGGAAGCGGCATGGGCCTCGCCATCGTCAAGAAGACCGTGGAGTCCTTCGGCGGAACGATCCGCGTGGAGAGCGCCCCGCCGGAGCGGGGAACCACGTTCATCTTCGATTGGCCGAAGGCCGTGATCGCCTGA
- a CDS encoding GspE/PulE family protein, with protein sequence MASTNPPVSTDPNEPGAPALEDFRPAKELYPTLDLTREPVDFALFQALPLDLMLKHHFVPVQERDGALWLAMADPLDIPTQDMLRLRLKRPLRFAGAPQAQIQEVLKKSESGQKVMDEAGEALKVQVLHEEDWDDEVLDLERLTDKDEAPIVRLVDTTIFNALQRRASDIHLETTATGFQIKYRIDGSLYPAAEPIDRRFASPIISRIKVMSELDIAEKRKPQDGRFKLKVRGRAIDFRVSIMPTIHGEDAVIRILDKENLTEEFQALTLEILGFSEHELKRLRRFAHEPYGMFLVTGPTGSGKTTTLYAVLSEIKAPEDKIITIEDPVEYQLEGVTQIPVNEKKGLTFALGLRSILRHDPDKILVGEIRDPETAQIAIQSALTGHLVFTTVHANNVLDVLGRFQHMGVEVYNFVSSLNCILAQRLVRVLCPKCKRPSAPPSPQELVENGVDEAWLRGATLFDRVGCVDCHGTGFRGRQAIIEFMGLNDEIRELLVQRAPVREVKAAARRGGMQFLRESAVEKVRLGITTFTEINKVTFREGS encoded by the coding sequence ATGGCGTCCACGAATCCTCCCGTCTCCACGGATCCCAATGAGCCCGGCGCCCCCGCCTTGGAGGATTTCCGCCCGGCCAAGGAGCTGTACCCCACCCTCGACCTCACCCGCGAGCCGGTGGATTTCGCCCTCTTCCAGGCCCTGCCCCTGGATTTGATGCTCAAACACCATTTCGTGCCGGTGCAGGAGCGGGACGGGGCCCTTTGGCTGGCGATGGCCGATCCCCTGGACATCCCCACCCAGGACATGCTCCGCCTCCGCCTGAAGCGGCCCCTCCGGTTCGCCGGCGCCCCCCAGGCCCAGATCCAGGAGGTCCTGAAGAAGTCCGAGAGCGGACAGAAGGTCATGGACGAGGCCGGCGAGGCCCTCAAGGTCCAGGTCCTGCACGAAGAGGACTGGGACGACGAGGTCCTCGACCTGGAGCGCCTCACGGACAAGGACGAGGCGCCCATCGTGCGGCTCGTGGACACCACGATCTTCAACGCCCTCCAGCGCCGCGCGTCCGACATCCACCTGGAAACCACGGCCACGGGCTTCCAGATCAAGTACCGCATCGACGGCAGCCTCTATCCCGCCGCCGAGCCCATCGACCGGCGCTTCGCCTCGCCCATCATCAGCCGCATCAAGGTGATGTCCGAGCTGGACATCGCCGAGAAGCGCAAGCCCCAGGACGGCCGCTTCAAGCTCAAGGTGCGGGGCCGCGCCATCGACTTCCGCGTGAGCATCATGCCCACCATCCACGGCGAGGACGCGGTCATCCGAATCCTCGACAAGGAGAACCTCACCGAGGAGTTCCAGGCCTTGACCCTCGAAATCCTGGGGTTCTCCGAGCACGAGCTGAAGCGGCTCCGCCGTTTCGCCCACGAGCCCTACGGCATGTTCCTGGTCACCGGGCCCACCGGCTCCGGCAAGACCACGACCCTCTACGCCGTGCTCAGCGAGATCAAGGCCCCCGAGGACAAGATCATCACCATCGAGGATCCGGTCGAATACCAGCTCGAAGGGGTCACCCAGATCCCGGTGAACGAGAAAAAGGGTCTCACCTTCGCCCTGGGGCTCCGCTCCATCCTCCGCCACGATCCCGACAAGATCCTCGTCGGCGAGATCCGCGATCCGGAGACGGCGCAGATCGCCATCCAGTCGGCCCTCACGGGCCACCTGGTGTTCACCACCGTCCACGCCAACAACGTCCTCGACGTGCTCGGCCGCTTCCAGCACATGGGCGTCGAGGTCTACAACTTCGTCTCGTCCCTCAACTGCATCCTGGCCCAGCGCCTGGTGCGCGTCCTCTGCCCCAAGTGCAAGCGGCCCTCCGCGCCTCCCAGCCCCCAGGAGCTGGTGGAGAACGGCGTGGACGAGGCCTGGCTGCGGGGCGCGACCCTGTTCGACCGGGTGGGCTGCGTGGACTGCCACGGGACGGGATTCCGGGGCCGGCAGGCCATCATCGAGTTCATGGGCCTCAACGACGAGATCCGCGAACTCCTGGTCCAGCGCGCGCCCGTGCGCGAGGTGAAGGCCGCCGCGCGCCGAGGCGGCATGCAGTTCCTCCGCGAGAGCGCGGTGGAGAAGGTGCGCCTGGGGATCACGACCTTTACCGAGATCAACAAGGTCACGTTCCGCGAAGGAAGCTGA
- a CDS encoding NADH-quinone oxidoreductase subunit A: MRGYASILLLILVAVALPIIIWNLSWLLRPSWPSAAKYSSYECGITTTSEAREKFSVRYYLIAVMFLVFDVETVFLMPWAIQMKELAVFGFIELGLFLFLLLFGYGYIWSKGALTWE, from the coding sequence ATGCGCGGCTACGCGTCCATTTTGCTGCTGATCCTGGTGGCGGTAGCCCTGCCGATCATCATCTGGAACCTGTCGTGGCTGTTGCGGCCCAGCTGGCCCAGCGCGGCGAAGTACTCCTCCTACGAGTGCGGCATCACCACCACCAGCGAGGCGCGCGAGAAGTTTTCGGTGCGCTACTACTTGATTGCAGTGATGTTCCTGGTGTTCGACGTCGAGACCGTCTTCCTGATGCCCTGGGCCATCCAGATGAAGGAACTCGCCGTGTTCGGGTTCATCGAACTGGGCTTGTTCCTCTTCCTGCTGCTCTTCGGCTACGGCTACATCTGGTCCAAGGGGGCCCTGACATGGGAATGA
- a CDS encoding NADH-quinone oxidoreductase subunit B, which produces MNQPSALEHVLITTKVEKLMNWSRATSVWPVTFGLACCAIEMMAAGASRFDFDRFGAGIFRATPRQADLMIVAGTVTYKMAPIIKTLYDQMPEPKWVIAMGSCATAGGPFDSYHTVQGVDKVVPVDVFIPGCPPRPESLIYGFMKLQDKIMTSSLADRYKDIFEEVG; this is translated from the coding sequence ATGAACCAACCCTCCGCCCTTGAGCACGTCCTGATCACCACCAAGGTGGAGAAGCTCATGAACTGGTCCCGCGCCACCAGCGTGTGGCCGGTGACGTTCGGCCTGGCCTGCTGCGCCATCGAGATGATGGCCGCCGGCGCCAGCCGCTTCGACTTCGACCGCTTCGGCGCGGGGATCTTCCGCGCGACGCCGCGCCAGGCCGACCTGATGATCGTGGCCGGCACCGTCACCTACAAGATGGCGCCCATCATTAAGACCCTTTACGACCAGATGCCCGAGCCCAAGTGGGTGATCGCCATGGGCTCCTGCGCCACCGCCGGCGGGCCCTTCGATTCCTACCACACGGTCCAGGGCGTGGACAAAGTGGTGCCCGTGGACGTGTTCATCCCCGGCTGCCCGCCCCGGCCCGAGTCGCTGATCTACGGGTTCATGAAGCTGCAGGACAAGATCATGACCAGCAGCCTGGCCGACCGGTACAAGGACATCTTCGAGGAGGTGGGCTGA
- a CDS encoding NADH-quinone oxidoreductase subunit C: MAEANVPPAAEGQPEVAAGPYVYDYKTAPNRQIALPKTVPLPSLRTYLAEVKAAAEADEAKWKKMQADYETAKAKAEAEGKDAPKPPVRPVPRKDDNDLKTPWPQEAKDPDLLRLQELLGDKVEEVFEQAGELTCQVAKEAILEALLLCRDDAQLSYEMLADQSATHYPAAKDFACSVVYHLTSIARRKRLRLRILVPDGFAPKSACAAYPGANWMEREIYDMLGIRFADHPDMTRILCPEDWEGYPLRKDYPVVGWGQRDISFREDRGGMLERIALQKAGQLGINLKQPKAE; the protein is encoded by the coding sequence ATGGCGGAAGCGAACGTCCCCCCGGCCGCCGAAGGCCAGCCTGAGGTCGCCGCCGGTCCCTACGTCTACGACTACAAGACCGCGCCCAACCGCCAGATCGCCCTTCCCAAGACCGTGCCCCTTCCGAGCCTCCGGACCTACCTCGCCGAGGTGAAGGCCGCCGCCGAGGCCGACGAGGCCAAGTGGAAGAAGATGCAGGCCGACTACGAGACCGCCAAGGCCAAGGCCGAAGCGGAGGGCAAGGACGCGCCCAAGCCTCCCGTCCGTCCCGTGCCCCGCAAGGATGACAACGACCTGAAGACCCCCTGGCCGCAGGAGGCGAAGGATCCGGATCTGCTCCGGCTCCAGGAGTTGCTGGGCGACAAGGTGGAAGAGGTCTTCGAGCAGGCGGGCGAACTCACCTGCCAGGTGGCGAAGGAAGCCATCCTGGAAGCGCTGCTCCTCTGTCGCGACGACGCGCAGCTGTCCTACGAAATGCTGGCCGACCAGAGTGCCACCCACTATCCGGCGGCGAAGGATTTCGCCTGCAGCGTGGTCTACCACCTGACCAGCATCGCCCGCCGCAAGCGGCTCCGCCTCCGCATCCTCGTGCCCGACGGGTTCGCGCCCAAGAGCGCCTGCGCCGCCTATCCGGGGGCGAACTGGATGGAGCGCGAGATCTACGACATGCTCGGGATCCGCTTCGCCGACCACCCGGACATGACCCGCATCCTCTGTCCCGAGGACTGGGAAGGCTACCCGCTCCGCAAGGACTATCCCGTGGTGGGGTGGGGCCAGCGCGACATCTCGTTCCGCGAAGACCGCGGCGGGATGCTCGAGCGCATCGCCCTCCAGAAGGCCGGCCAGTTGGGCATCAACCTGAAGCAACCCAAGGCTGAGTAG
- a CDS encoding NADH-quinone oxidoreductase subunit D: protein MFKNEEMEINLGPQHPSTHGVLRVKLRLDGETITHCRPMIGYLHRGVEKICENQTFFQGQVWTDRMDYCSAVANNLGWAEANEKLFGITVPRRAQYIRTLLNEFNRLASHLIWLATHALDIGAMTVFLYAFREREDILDLNEAFCGSRLTTTAFRIGGLREDLPPGFEKLARKFLAKFPTCLEEYENLLNENRIWKKRTVGVAKFSAQDAIAMGVTGPVLRAAGVPYDIRKAFPYAAYAEMDFEVPTRTEADTYARYLVRMDEMRQSARIIQQCLDGMPEGPVMAKLPKILKSEVNEVYHATEAPKGEIGYYLVGEKGGANPYRFHVRAPGFINLQSLPKMAEGGLIADIVAAIGTLDIVLGEIDR from the coding sequence GTGTTCAAGAACGAGGAGATGGAAATCAACCTGGGCCCCCAGCACCCGTCCACGCACGGGGTGCTGCGGGTGAAGCTGCGGCTGGACGGCGAGACCATCACGCACTGCCGTCCGATGATCGGCTACCTGCACCGGGGCGTGGAGAAGATCTGCGAGAACCAGACCTTCTTCCAGGGCCAGGTGTGGACGGACCGGATGGACTATTGCTCCGCCGTCGCCAATAACCTGGGCTGGGCCGAAGCCAACGAGAAGCTGTTCGGGATCACCGTGCCCCGCCGGGCGCAGTACATCCGGACGCTGCTGAACGAGTTCAACCGCCTGGCCTCCCACCTCATCTGGCTGGCCACGCACGCCCTCGACATCGGGGCCATGACGGTCTTCCTGTACGCCTTCCGCGAGCGCGAGGACATCCTTGACCTCAACGAGGCCTTCTGCGGCTCGCGTCTCACCACCACCGCCTTCCGCATCGGCGGCCTGCGTGAGGACCTGCCTCCGGGCTTCGAGAAGCTGGCCCGCAAGTTCCTGGCGAAGTTCCCCACCTGCCTCGAGGAGTACGAAAACCTCCTCAACGAGAACCGCATCTGGAAGAAGCGCACAGTGGGCGTCGCCAAGTTCAGCGCCCAGGACGCCATCGCCATGGGCGTCACCGGTCCGGTGCTCCGCGCCGCGGGTGTGCCCTACGACATCCGCAAGGCCTTCCCTTACGCGGCCTACGCGGAGATGGACTTCGAAGTGCCCACCCGCACCGAGGCCGACACCTACGCCCGGTACCTGGTCCGGATGGACGAAATGCGGCAGAGCGCCCGCATCATCCAGCAGTGCCTGGACGGGATGCCCGAAGGCCCCGTCATGGCCAAGCTGCCGAAGATCCTCAAGTCCGAGGTCAACGAGGTCTACCACGCCACCGAGGCCCCCAAGGGCGAGATCGGCTACTACCTCGTGGGCGAGAAGGGCGGGGCGAACCCCTACCGGTTCCACGTGAGGGCGCCCGGATTCATCAACCTCCAATCCCTGCCCAAGATGGCCGAGGGAGGCCTGATCGCCGACATCGTCGCGGCCATCGGCACCCTGGACATCGTGCTCGGCGAGATCGACCGCTAG
- a CDS encoding NADH-quinone oxidoreductase subunit H yields the protein MPTPTLIQSIVITLIQCVLVVLFVFVVVPLTVFAERKVLGYLQQRLGSTRIASGHVGLSGFLNRGMWKMGKVPVLSYWRGIPGLLADVLKLILKEDIIPAKADKFVFFLAPALSMVSAVVVFAAISFVPGTFFTFPTWFPFVGGLPVSGGIADINVGLLWILGVASVGVYGIVLAGWASNSKYPLLGGLRSAAQMVSYEVPLALSLLAPVVLSASLNFGEMAARMATGMPAWALFPQVLGFLVYLTCGFAETNRLPFDMPEAENELVAGFHTEYSGMKFGFFYLAEYINMTVVSALAAGFFLGGPWLLPFGIQGLVNPYLPSFLSWFGEPHAIFFVAKIVFLLFTYIWVRGTIPRYRYDQVMSVAWKYLIPMALFNLLLAAVVRCFAV from the coding sequence ATGCCGACTCCGACCCTCATCCAGTCCATCGTGATCACGCTCATCCAGTGCGTGCTGGTGGTCCTCTTCGTATTCGTCGTCGTCCCCCTGACGGTGTTCGCCGAGCGCAAGGTGCTCGGCTACCTCCAGCAGCGCCTGGGCTCCACCCGCATCGCCAGCGGCCATGTGGGCCTGTCGGGCTTCCTGAACCGCGGCATGTGGAAGATGGGCAAGGTGCCCGTCCTCTCCTACTGGCGCGGCATTCCCGGCCTCCTCGCGGACGTACTGAAGCTCATCCTGAAAGAGGACATCATCCCGGCGAAGGCCGACAAGTTCGTGTTCTTCCTCGCCCCGGCCCTCAGCATGGTGTCCGCGGTGGTGGTGTTCGCGGCCATCTCCTTCGTCCCCGGGACCTTCTTCACCTTCCCGACCTGGTTCCCCTTCGTCGGCGGGCTGCCCGTCTCCGGCGGAATCGCGGACATCAACGTGGGCCTGCTGTGGATCCTCGGCGTGGCCAGCGTGGGCGTCTACGGGATCGTGCTGGCGGGTTGGGCGTCCAACTCCAAGTACCCCCTCCTGGGCGGCCTGCGCAGCGCGGCCCAGATGGTGAGCTACGAAGTGCCCCTAGCCCTCAGCCTGCTGGCGCCGGTGGTCCTTTCCGCCAGCCTCAATTTCGGCGAGATGGCCGCGCGCATGGCGACCGGGATGCCCGCCTGGGCCCTGTTCCCCCAAGTGCTGGGCTTCCTGGTCTACCTCACCTGCGGCTTCGCGGAGACCAACCGCCTCCCCTTCGACATGCCCGAGGCGGAAAACGAGCTGGTGGCCGGCTTCCACACCGAGTATTCGGGGATGAAGTTCGGATTCTTCTACCTGGCCGAGTACATCAACATGACCGTGGTCAGCGCGCTGGCGGCGGGCTTCTTCCTGGGCGGCCCCTGGCTCCTGCCTTTCGGCATCCAGGGGCTGGTGAACCCGTACCTCCCGTCCTTCCTGAGTTGGTTCGGCGAGCCCCACGCGATCTTCTTCGTGGCCAAGATCGTCTTCCTCCTGTTTACCTACATCTGGGTCCGCGGCACGATCCCCCGCTACCGCTACGACCAGGTCATGAGCGTGGCCTGGAAGTACCTGATCCCCATGGCGCTGTTCAACCTTCTGTTGGCGGCGGTTGTCCGCTGCTTCGCCGTCTAA